The sequence ATGAGTTGAGATGAgtttgttagcctatgatgaggtaATTGAAATAACAAAATgcgcaatttttgaaaaaaattcactcttgatcagatttgagaaaccgtaggttgtttgttgaattttCTTAAACACGCATGTTTAACTGGTGAAGTGTaacgatgtattagatattgtgaatgtctgttggaccattgcacgacaataggtgtttgtggaacatgatagttattgaattttgatgatttctttgatgtgGTATATActatcttgggcgcacctaaaatttttggtttttaagaAGGAAAATTAATTGTTGGAAActaattaactccatccgggttgcaagcgagatgtttgaaattctattcatcttgtttgtggctaagtatgcggattacatggggttaatcttttgaaaaaaaattaacactTTAATTTCATCCGGACTGTAAgtaaggaattgaaatcctaatgcCTTGCTTTGAAAGAGtggatgccccgctagccaacttgtggctaagggctttgagagtctctttatgtaaataatctttgtttaatataatttatattatttaaaggcgtattctttatctttcttcatatcgtTATATgttgatataatatttttgttttgataaagaccttgaatatactatagtgcaagtaagatgagatagtgatgTGAGAGAaaacactatcatgaaacacatcttatagtcactgtatattctaaattgttcctagtcgatttgGGCCGTCcgtaataaggataaggatcgctcgagattaagactagcatttgcgatgccgagtaccacgtttcattggtaaggaacatggagatgttcaaagcatgcaaatggatattcattggatgaatgatcaaactaccctactaggactttccaagtggttatcacttatcgagtggatgaagtccgcggttttggttgtacaccattagtccttactacttgaaacatcatgaagactctatatgctagtactgtactttgactcgtttaccgactctgtgAGGGtaatcaggtgtcgagattgggtgcaGTCACGACACATATATGAGTCAATGATTgattgtcaaggattcacctcACACCTACGGgagtggatatcctatgtgatttgaggagatattagtgtgacaaatctctggccagagtacttgatatGCTTTAGGTTACGCGGTTTCCTAGTTTcatatgcgatgtcactatttgatctcagatgtattgcatagttatcgaatctttaacaactctcgatataccaatggttgttgattcgatcgggatatttggatgaagggaccgtactgtacgctaaccaaaacttacttGTTCTTGCAGGTGCTATCGGTGATACCTAgtgaatcatggggcgatgttgctaggtgctcataccatgattcgatgggtaagtcgaaaatgatgttccgagtcacaaggagttgtgaacccacggctagttgtatccctgaaccaatgagggtcacacaagtaatggatttctaatccccgttgagatagttaaatttaaagagttaaatttagcgacagagaagttggacttctcaTAATAAAGCAAAGGGAGTAAGGTttactaaaatgacataggggtgggcatttttggaaatcactgaattcggattaagaaaaattatctggactttaaaaggtgcagaaatggtttctgtgcacattggtgaaattagtttatcaatcggagtcatgataaattttatattaatttctataataacaggcttggcttgttgggcttaagttatgactaatgggccctaaggtgttagtgtccCATTAGACATATAAGTTAGtctagtacagaaattatatatagtacATGATTGGATTTTCGAAAACACAACATGATTCCAAGCTAGgaattcgaaaatcccttctccCTTTagtgagagaattcagtctgtgatttttggaaaattacattctgaattgacagatcagatctgtaaatctcATCGAGAAacatctgatagattttctagtgcaatctatcagagggtttAGTTTTCTATTAGTGGACCTGATTAAGGAGTTGATCCAGACTTCAGTTCCtgagatttacaacaagagcagatttaatctgttggagtccatagatcaagccttagcttgaagaggtaaaattataattgttattattgtTTTACTCAATTGTTTTAATAACAAAGGATCTGGTATCCATAGATCTGGAATTGTTCCagatcataaaattttaaactttcgctgcctTGGGTGCCGGATCACACAGATCCAAGAacagtgttccaacagtggcatcagagacaggttgctttTCTGATCTGtgtgattaaaattttaatcgatAGTACAAAATTTTGGCCTTGGTTTTTGAGAAAcgaaacaaaaatttttgaaaacaaattttaatttttttttcaaagggcagcgatcgtcgctccCCGGGGCAGCGATAGTATCGCTGCCAGGGGCAGCACCCAATtgctgcccgggaacgtcccgggaagcccggaaaaaaatttaaaatttttattttttaagaattttaaatttatgaaatttaagtttttggtccgatcgaaaaatttttttgattagaccacgaggcatcgggtcaaattgtttgagcccgaatttttaagaaaattaatttttggataaatttgaatttttggaaaaatttataaattttatccgttaaatttaattttatgaaaaattaataattttggtactATTGatcataaaatatgattttatggagaTATTCGATATGTGATAAAGTATGATTTTATTAGCTTATGGATatgtaataaaatatgattttatcagtATATGGAtatgagataaaatatgattttatctgtttAAATATTTTGCCACTTTAAATTGAATGATTAtccattattttgaataatggataaaaggatgatcaatTGTCATGACCGATTTgttaggtgtatgctaggttatttacatttgggtTTTAtcattgttgttgggtttttatTAATGGGTTTGTATTCTTGCCCAATTTGAGTTGTCaaatgtaataaaaagtgggtgtGGTTTATGGTCCGTTCCCATCCCCTAAAATATGTATCccttacttgtcatcgaaatttattgtaaattttttagACATAGTGGGAGATAATGTTTTGAAGAAAAGGTGGAGGGCCCAGCAGCAGAtgatgaagaccgaagaaatgtaaattggaatgcaatgtaataggattgcattgcatacaaCATTTAACCTAGAATTGGACCTAGAcacgtgattggcaaccacgggtcgactAGATTTGGGCTTTGATCATCCtttaattaatatatgatattaatattgtatgcatgtttatacaaaattgcatgaatcctgcaagcatacaaaaCACGATCAATGATgagataaattttcaaaataaaatccctcattttaaatatgatttaaaattgatatcaagataaacaaaaagggaatttaaatattgtttaaatgttcctaccttccatcaacgatcaatgtatgagatgctacccgcgggcgtggtctggctcattttattggggggacccgttcgtcgaaaagctgtacattggatcgacacatgttgtaagttgggtggaactcccatgggattggctcatattattggggatccacatggcgactgtccatcataacttaatattgatgggtcatcttgatatgccacaataaacggcgtcatattattgggctcttattggacataaggtaaataacatggggattgcttgggaagcaattgggctctaccttttgaaaattatggttggctgatattattcgagaccatgatttgtcaattgggctccatgttcccactaaagaaaatagtttctcgttttcactagagggtggtgaaaggGAGTgatattcataaaattaaattagccttattttatgtcttaataaattaattaaacaataattgatatttatctgttttattttaagtatattatgaTGAGTACTCGTAATCCACTTGCTGTTATTtttgaacaaaacaaactgactggcgcaaattATACGAATTGGTTCCGCAAATTAAAGATTGTCCTGAattcggagaaaattttctacgtgttagaaaaggctcctcctaAGACAGCTCTGACAGATGTTTCTGCGGAGGAGTTGGCCAAATtagataaatggtgggaccatgatctaAAGGCCAAGTGTtacatgcaagcttcgatgAACGATGACATtcagaggcaatttgaggatgCGGTGCATGCAGCTGACATACATCGgcatctcaaagaactttttggagctcaatcgagagctgagagATATGCAACTATCAAAGAGTGAATGATGTGTCGCATGCGAGAGGagacttcggtccatgagcatggggtgcacatgatttggctcattgaaaaattggtatccctcgatttggtattggagcatgaattaAATGCCGATTTAattcttctttcccttcctccatcgtttgacggttttgtggtgaacttcaatatgaataaGATAGAAGCCACTCTtgagagatggtcaatatgcttgtgaatTATGAAGCCACAATAAAGAAGGAAAAGcaggttctcttggtgggccaGTCTTCCTCTACGAAGAAAGGGCCAAATCCTAAGGGCAAGAAACGTcatgccccacccaagaaaactgggCTAATGAAGAAGCCCAAGACCAAAAATGCAAAAGTGGACAAGTCTAAAGAcatttgccatcactgcaagaaacccggtcactgGAAACGTGATTGCAAAGAATATCTCAAGCAGCTgcaaactgcaaagggtatgatttatattgaaataaatgtttcacttaatattacttcttgggtattggatactggatgtggatctcatatttgcaatgatttgcagatgatgtcaagaagtcgtaagctaaggatgggtgttgagactcgggaatggttccagagttgaagccaaagttgtgggagacgtttatttaattttgcaaagtaattttaagttatttttgagagatgttttatttgtgctagatttggtcaaaaacattatttctgtttctatgcttgatagagatggtttttcttgtaattttgtgaatgggatttgcaaaatttacaagaatgaatgtttgattggaaatggacaactggaaaatgatctatataacttgaaattaaaagacgttccagttaattatgttgataaaccggtaacaataataaaaaggaaaaatgatagcgaaaacccggaaaacctttggcatgcgaggctaggtcatatttcctcaaggaggatgaaaaagctagtgggagagggcatgtttgatatgtctgatattaactctctaccaacttgtgagtcctgcctaaaaggaaaaatgactaaaactcctttcaaaggaaaacctaaacgtagtcaaaatctgttggatttgatccatacagattgtaatagcccgaaccctaattgagtaattaaagggttaatgctaattaaataaattggggattggacggatcggaagctccgaagggacgatcggaagctccgatcgggatcgaaagctccgatcgagatcggaagctccgatcgggatcggaggcaccgatgatattacgtcatccatgacgtgtggctggatcggaagcgccgatcaggaccggaggctccgatcacccctatccggagtcaacaagtgatattttgacacgtggcagatcaggatcttcggaagctccgatggcaggatcggacgttccgatcgaggttcggacgttccgatcgaggatcggaggctccgatcgttgtctataaatagaaggccgagacttcacttctccttgccaattccggatttcctctctatttctagtcatattcgagctgttctagtcttcttaggcttggtccggaggtcggagaggcgttcgatagtcgtagcggagttgtgcccaagttctggaggcatcgacatcaaagggctaacgacggacgaaggtatagcttttgcttcctataaatatttaggagtatgcaatagcttagttaaggcttttagagcactgtaatgatagtagtatcatttcgctgtgtaggcggactttaggcttggacttagagctggtagtgcctacctggtatttgaggtacgaaagtactgttcgagatatcctgactgagtatgcatgtattatgtgactgcatgatctatatgccatgattttatgctgcattcatttgcatcttgctgtatctccttcgagatgtctgttagtagggttgtaccctatcctgttagtggatggacttccatcgatttgggtccggtgtttccacggttatctcggtatgggagccacctcctgaagcgacggcacagcgtgctacataccagggcccggtctgtctctgttatctgatccttgacctcgagtctatagggagttcactttgcatgcatgtatactcatactctcgcactgagcgttttatgctcacgtctcgtactctgtattttctggacaccctattccatggggcaggtttgcgattggacgaggagggtagatccaggaggggctagtcagtggttggccagctggagcttcgtctaggctttattactgttgtttgggtttatacagctattcgatttggttgtatattattggataattaaaGATTCcattacttgggattgtataatgttattggtttccgcagttttattctgatatctgtttctttaagttaattgcatgcctaagttctgtttagtaggtgatccgggtaagggtcactacatttatggtatcagagcatgcaaaagatttcttgggatttagtctcatcttgaggtatttttgtagatgtcaaatcgtgacgaccagagttctcatggcagtgttggtgggcgttggggtgatgccgaccgggagcctcgtcgagaacggcgtcatcgtcatcattacgacgagcgtttcactgtgcgtcgattcttagctatgggtcctaagcccttagttggaggtgagtctccggaggatgcggagaactggttagaccgcatggagacgacttttcagactttccaatgcaccgatgagcagaaggtggagacccttggctatcttctggatgggcgtgcgcgtaggtggtggaggtttacttctgcaccttttgttgcggcgagaggagtggccacttgggccgagttccgcacagctttccaaaagaggtattttcctcctgcactccgacagtcgaaggcaggcgagctaatgagtctgcgacagggaaccatgtctatcgatgagtatcagcagaggttctttgatctgctatcctattgccccgagattgctgatagctcagagatgaagtataatctgttccttcagggccttaaccctgagatccatgaccatgtggcggttggtgacgacatgtcctacgagggtttggtgagccgttgtcaccaggcggaggacagcattcggcggaacaggtctttctctcagtcgagacctgctagttctttgggtccccgtgcccaaactttcaagaagtctggatcttcttcttcctctggttctggaggtgttgtccgttatggtaagaaggacaagtgtgatcactgtgggaagaaccatccatccgacaagtgtcgcagagcttctggagcttgtttccgttgtggagagactggtcatatccggagggattgtccactgtctgggggaggtggttctggttctggtacaggatcgggttctcaggctaccgttcagcagaggtcgcagggacagtctgctgggagttctcatttgaggccacgagcttctggccaggtgtttgccctgagacatgatcaggctgtggaggagaatgagaaagtcatcgcaggtacatttatgctttatggtatacctgctcttgtacttattgacactggtgcatctcattccttcatttctgcacgttttgttaagaggcataagttaccatgcattgcactagacgtagtgatgtctgtttctactccgacgggccaatctgctttggctaagcgtctagtgatgggttgccctttagagttcgaagggaacattctgttagcaaatctcatggtcctggcgatggacgactttgattgcattctgggaatagatgtgctgactacctatcgagcttcagtggactgctatcagagattagtacgctttcatccggaagggagtgagagttggtttttctatggtgagggagcgcgacccccgatgcctttggtatcagctttgagagtctgtcgagctctagagtctggcggggaaggctaccttatctatgcagttgatttgtccgctgagagtattgggatagagagcattcctgttgtggatgaatttccagatgtgtttcctgatgagattccgggttttcctcctgctagggaagtcgagtttggcatagagttgatgccgggtacttcgcctatttctagagcaccgtatcgtctggctccgtcagagatgcgtgagttaaagaatcagctacaggatcttttggacaaggggtacattcgtcctagtgtatctccttggggagctcctgttctcttcgtgaagaagaaggatgggtcgatgcggctgtgcattgactatcggcagctgaatcgagtcactgtgaagaacaagtatccgttgcctcgtattgatgacttgtttgatcagctgcagggtacttctatttactccaagattgaattgagatctgggaatcatcagttgagagtccgtgatcaggacgtagccaagactgcattccgtactcgctatgggcatttcgagttcctagtgatgccatttggtttgaccaatgcgccggctatattcatggatctgatgaaccgtgtcttcagggagtatttggacaagtttgtcgtggtcttcattgacgacatcttggtgtattcgcgtaatacggaagagcatgtttctcacttgcggttggtactgcagactcttcgagatgagcagttgtacgccaagctgagcaagtgtgagttctggatggatagagtggtttttcttggccatatcatatccagggaggggatttctgttgatccaagcaagattgaagcggtacttaaatggtcgcgtccgacgacagttgctgagatccgtagttttctgggtctagcagggtattatcgtcgcttcattctgaatttctctcagttagctcgaccgttgacgtagcttacccgcaagggtgtggattttgagtggtcctccgagtgtgaggagaatttccgtgagcttcgacggcggttgacttctgcgccggtgttagcattaccgtcaggatctggagggtatgtagtttacacggatgcttctcttcaggggttaggttgtgtcctgactcagaatgggcatgtaatcgcatacgcttctagacagctgaaacttcacgaggacaactacccagtccatgatttggagttagcagccattgtgttcgctttgaagatctggcgtcattatctgtatggcgagaaatttgagatcttcaccgaccataagagtctcaagtatttgttcactcaggcggagttgaacatgaggcagagacgttggatggacttgcttaaggactatgattgcgagattaagtaccatccgggagctgctaatctcaccgctgatgctttgagtcgcaaggtgcgactatccgcacttcagacttgttcgatgtctagtgcgatcagtgactgttgtacttcaggttttaccttcaagcataagaaaggtatgcagagtatccagatgtttgcaatattatctgagccagccttgtattcgcggatccgagatgctcagatgtctgattcaaagacccagcgtttagctcgtctagctaacgagggtagctcgtctggatttcattatcagtcagatggttttctgtgtttgtctggtaggcttgtgattccacaggatgaagagttgcgagaggagattttatctcaggcacatcgcactaagttgagtattcatcctgggagcaacaagatgtacaaggacctacgtactcgtttctggtggaagggaatgaaacgcagtgtttatcagtttgtttcgagatgtttggtgtgtcaacaggtcaaggcagagcaccgacgacctggaggatttcttaacagtctgcctattcctgaatggaaatgggagtttatcactatggactttgtgacccatttgccggtatccccaaggaactgtgatgctatctgggttgtggtggaccgactcaccaagtcagcgcatttcattgcctatagccgagagtactctgtggatcgcatggcacggatgtacattcaggagatcgtccgacttcatggagtgcctgtgagcattgtcagcgatcgggaccccaggtttacttctagattctgggggagtgttcagcgtgcgatgggtactactctcagtttgagtacagcctatcatccagagacttatggtcagtcagagcgcactatccgtacgttagaggatatgcttagagcgtgcgtcttggattttggttcagcctggcaggatcatttgccgttgatcgagttcgcttacaacaacagctatcacactagtattgggatggcaccttttgaagcgttgtatgggcgacgttgtcgtactccactcttctgggaagaagtgggggagagacaagctgaaggaccggagtttatccagcaggcgatagacattgttgatcagatcaagaaacggattaagactgcacaggatcgtcaggccagctatgctaatattaagcgtaggcctttgcagttcgaggtcgaggagaaagtgtttctgagagtgtcacctttccgcaagattctcagatttggccttaagggcaagttgtctcccagatttatcggtccgtttgagatcttggagagtattggcgatttggcttatcgactagctttgccaccgcatctatccagtattcacgacgtgttccacgtatctctgttgcgacggtatgtggcggatgaatctcatattctgcagcggtctgaggttcaggtagacaaggatttgacttatgttgagaaacctcttcgcatccttgattttaaggataaggttttacggaacaaagtcattcctttggttttagttcagtggcagcgccgaggcactgagaaagctacttgggagcttgaggacaggatgcgtaaagaccatcctgagttgttttgatttcattctttaagttgtattcagtttcaaactctgtaaacgtttgtttgaataaagaatgtttctgatttctgtatttgcattcggtacttaagatcttatttcgaggacgaaatatcttaagtgggggagaatgtaatagcccgaaccctaattgagtaattaaagggttaatgctaattaaataaattggggattggacggatcggaagctccaaagggacgatcggaagctctgatcgggatcggaagctccgatcgggatcggaggcaccgatgatattacgtcatccatgacgtgtggctggatcggaagcgccgatcaggaccggaggctccgatcacccctatccggagtcaacaagtgatattttgacacgtggcagatcaggatcttcggaagctccgatggcaggatcggacgttccgatcgaggttcggacattccgatcgaggatcggaggctccgatcgttgtctataaatagaaggccgagacttcacttctccttgccaattccggatttcctctctatttctagtcatattcgagctgttctagtcttcttaggcttggtccggaggtcggagaggcgttcgatagtcgtagcggagttgtgcccaagttctggaggcatcgacatcaaagggctaacgacggacgaaggtatagcttttgcttcctataaatatttaggagtatgcaataacttagttaaggcttttagagcactgtaatgatagtagtatcatttcgctgtgtaggcggactttaggcttggacttagagctggtagtgcctacctggtatttgaggtacgaaagtactgttcgagatatcctgactgagtatgcatgtattatgtgactgcatgatctatatgccatgattttatgctgcattcatttgcatcttgctgtatctccttcgagatgtctgttagtagggttgtaccctatcctgttagtggatggacttccatcgatttgggtccggtgtttccacggttatctcggtatgggagccacctcctgaagcgatggcacagcgtgctacataccagggcccggtctgtctctgttatctgatccttgacctcgagtctatagggagttcactttgcatgcatgtatactcatactctcgcactgagcgttttatgctcacgtctcgtactctgtattttctggacaccctattccatggggcaggtttgcgattggacgaggagggtagatccaggaggggctagtcagtggttggccagctggagcttcgtctaggctttattactgttgtttgggtttatacagctattcgatttggttgtatattattggataattacagattccattacttgggattgtataatgttattggtttccgcagttttattctgatatctgtttctttaagttaattgcatgcctaagttctgtttagtaggtgatccgagtaagggtcactacacagatgtttgcggcccatttagtattggtactaaatttggtcacacctacttcattaccttttcttatgattattctaggtatgggtatttatatttgatg comes from Henckelia pumila isolate YLH828 chromosome 4, ASM3356847v2, whole genome shotgun sequence and encodes:
- the LOC140862271 gene encoding uncharacterized protein translates to MSTRNPLAVIFEQNKLTGANYTNWFRKLKIVLNSEKIFYVLEKAPPKTALTDVSAEELAKLDKWWDHDLKAKCYMQASMNDDIQRQFEDAVHAADIHRHLKELFGAQSRAERYATIKE